Proteins encoded by one window of Akkermansia muciniphila ATCC BAA-835:
- a CDS encoding T6SS effector amidase Tae4 family protein, which produces MAQDGRNRGHDWEGYIRVPEDGTYNFTIQIDDNGYLEINGEKVAELTGSHSSTSVSGSKELKKGFHYAKLHHENLAVPEEIAPYPNAEEFVPKMGDSELEFWEIDAPKNLWNIANAQRLLGCYNVVDYPTMTTDDVWNYIGGWLNDSHVSGDANYINSCALRLSIALSSYGIDLNGAPGANNIGAKGNSQALGGKKHVIISAAQMAVYLRILLGAPDYPDDGENGYNTPQAGDIIVFGDSLHVGMCSGNNIGVGSFISGPVWLLQRSTLDD; this is translated from the coding sequence ATGGCACAAGACGGAAGAAACCGGGGACATGACTGGGAAGGATATATCCGCGTTCCGGAAGATGGAACCTATAATTTCACGATTCAGATTGACGACAACGGCTATCTGGAAATCAATGGTGAAAAGGTAGCGGAATTGACTGGCTCACATTCGTCCACATCCGTTTCTGGAAGCAAGGAACTTAAAAAGGGCTTCCACTATGCGAAACTGCATCATGAGAACCTTGCCGTCCCGGAAGAAATTGCTCCTTACCCCAATGCGGAGGAGTTTGTTCCCAAGATGGGAGATTCCGAACTGGAATTTTGGGAAATCGATGCTCCAAAAAATCTTTGGAATATTGCCAATGCACAACGTCTACTGGGATGCTATAATGTAGTGGATTATCCCACCATGACTACAGATGATGTGTGGAACTATATTGGAGGATGGCTGAACGATAGCCACGTTTCGGGAGATGCCAATTACATTAACAGTTGCGCCTTGCGTCTGAGCATTGCTCTTAGTAGTTATGGTATTGACCTTAATGGAGCTCCGGGAGCCAATAATATTGGAGCAAAGGGTAATTCCCAGGCGTTGGGGGGTAAAAAGCACGTTATCATCAGCGCAGCTCAAATGGCGGTTTATCTCCGTATCCTGCTGGGGGCTCCTGATTATCCGGATGATGGAGAAAATGGGTACAACACTCCCCAGGCTGGAGACATTATCGTATTTGGCGATAGTCTGCATGTGGGAATGTGTTCGGGAAATAACATTGGCGTGGGCAGTTTTATTTCCGGCCCCGTGTGGCTGCTCCAAAGATCGACACTGGATGACTAA
- a CDS encoding SagB/ThcOx family dehydrogenase — translation MKKNLLYLLAAGLSGTAFLHAADTVKLDQPDLERGAPIMKALSDRQSIRSFSEKALSQKDLSDLLWAANGINRQESGKRTAPSAMNRQDVKIYICTKNASYLYDHKAHAMIPVNDGDVRPADAPICLILVTDTAEPWAAMDAGIVSQNISLFCSGTGLATYPRASMNKDALAKALKLTSPQTPMLCHPVGYKK, via the coding sequence ATGAAAAAAAACCTCCTTTACCTGCTCGCAGCGGGGCTGTCCGGAACAGCCTTCCTTCACGCCGCGGATACCGTCAAACTGGACCAGCCGGACCTGGAACGGGGAGCTCCGATCATGAAAGCCCTGTCCGACCGTCAATCCATTCGGAGCTTTTCTGAAAAAGCGCTATCCCAAAAAGATTTATCAGACCTGCTCTGGGCGGCCAATGGCATCAACCGTCAGGAATCCGGCAAACGTACAGCCCCGTCCGCCATGAACCGCCAGGACGTTAAAATTTATATATGCACTAAAAACGCCTCCTACCTCTATGACCACAAGGCCCACGCCATGATTCCCGTAAACGATGGGGACGTGCGCCCGGCGGATGCCCCCATATGTCTCATTCTTGTAACGGATACGGCGGAACCCTGGGCTGCCATGGACGCTGGCATTGTCTCCCAGAACATCTCCCTGTTCTGCTCCGGGACGGGACTGGCTACCTATCCGCGCGCCAGCATGAACAAGGATGCCCTGGCAAAGGCCCTGAAACTAACCTCTCCCCAAACACCCATGCTCTGTCATCCGGTAGGATATAAAAAATAA
- the folK gene encoding 2-amino-4-hydroxy-6-hydroxymethyldihydropteridine diphosphokinase, whose protein sequence is MKRAGIALGSNLGDKNSLMVQARDHLLQMSLSDDPFLQSSLYATSPQGCPYGADDYLNAVVEFTWPGTVEELLVHCQGIERVLGRIRSGIRCEPRTADVDIIYVGDMVVNDPPRLILPHPRAHLRKFVLKPLSDIRPELILPRQHKTVACLLAELDTDEADPLLVSERW, encoded by the coding sequence ATGAAGAGAGCAGGCATTGCACTGGGGTCCAATCTTGGGGATAAAAACAGCCTGATGGTTCAGGCCAGGGATCATTTGTTGCAGATGAGCCTGTCTGATGACCCTTTTTTGCAATCCTCCCTGTATGCCACCAGTCCTCAGGGATGTCCGTACGGTGCGGATGATTATTTGAATGCCGTGGTGGAATTTACCTGGCCAGGTACGGTGGAGGAATTGCTTGTGCATTGCCAGGGTATAGAACGGGTTCTGGGGCGCATTCGTTCCGGGATTCGCTGTGAACCCCGCACGGCGGATGTGGATATTATCTATGTGGGGGACATGGTGGTCAATGATCCTCCTCGTCTGATTCTCCCCCATCCCAGAGCCCATTTGAGGAAATTTGTTTTAAAACCTCTTTCCGATATCAGGCCGGAGCTTATCCTGCCGCGCCAGCATAAAACGGTTGCCTGCCTGTTGGCGGAATTGGATACGGATGAGGCTGATCCGCTCCTGGTATCGGAACGCTGGTAA
- a CDS encoding GYF domain-containing protein — MSEYFLKLPGDSQPRAYSEYEVREFLGQGVIDSKTLTWKQGMEGWQPVAQVLPPMSPVWEETQDQEGKDQPEEQQYRLRYPLNGLAKLSILACFVLLPFMLWSSWIVFSNNVVNYEEIQTLIQQNMVHMPSFAVPLVFFLSILFIPSLLIQLIWLYRASANIQEFQVQGIRFTPFLSVLLSCMPVVGMVLNALVLQEIYKASKNPAEWMLQTPSRSLRLYLLVTTALTLCTLFPFGAEHYVTAFLLTGVLMTAASILWLVCVLQITRKQEELVSKNQNSRS; from the coding sequence ATGAGTGAATACTTCCTGAAACTTCCCGGCGATTCCCAGCCGAGAGCCTATTCCGAATACGAAGTCCGTGAATTTCTGGGACAGGGCGTGATCGACTCAAAAACGCTTACCTGGAAACAGGGCATGGAAGGATGGCAGCCCGTAGCCCAAGTTCTTCCTCCGATGTCACCTGTATGGGAGGAAACACAGGATCAGGAGGGCAAAGATCAGCCAGAAGAGCAGCAGTACCGCTTGCGTTATCCTCTAAACGGGCTAGCCAAATTATCCATTTTGGCATGTTTCGTATTGCTGCCCTTCATGCTCTGGAGCAGCTGGATTGTTTTTTCCAACAATGTCGTCAATTATGAAGAAATTCAGACACTCATCCAGCAGAATATGGTTCACATGCCATCTTTTGCAGTACCATTGGTCTTCTTCCTCAGCATCCTGTTCATTCCATCCCTGCTTATTCAGCTGATCTGGCTGTACCGGGCATCTGCCAATATTCAGGAATTTCAAGTTCAGGGAATTCGGTTCACTCCATTCCTTAGCGTTCTTCTAAGCTGTATGCCGGTAGTCGGCATGGTGCTCAATGCCCTGGTTCTTCAGGAAATATATAAGGCATCCAAAAACCCGGCAGAATGGATGTTGCAAACACCCTCCCGTTCCCTGCGCTTATATCTTCTGGTGACTACGGCTCTAACTCTGTGCACCCTTTTCCCTTTCGGGGCGGAACATTACGTGACGGCCTTTCTGCTCACCGGCGTACTGATGACGGCAGCCAGCATCCTGTGGCTGGTCTGTGTCCTGCAAATCACCAGAAAACAGGAGGAACTGGTCTCCAAAAATCAAAACTCCCGTTCCTGA
- a CDS encoding sugar phosphate isomerase/epimerase family protein: MIDEILSLGFDHVELSHGIKLSLLPGIMRAVKAGKVQVAGVHNFFPAPIDEVGDSPDSRPFTADLLQVRSKAIELTKKSIEQGAALGAGYIVLHMGTVEPLAKRTDTARLQNLARQGMVGTESFAGTKGEFVRRRNRLAPVYLERAREALRQLLPQAGQFGVKLGIEGRSHYEQVPSEDEMNLLMKEFGDNPFIGYWHDFGHIQRKHNLLILNHEQFLRRMSSHLIGGHVNDVKWPARDHQVPLLGGVVPFERLLPFFPHGVPLVWELSSRVSSEDIRAARKLWMEKFPQTLA, encoded by the coding sequence ATGATTGATGAGATTCTTTCTTTGGGTTTTGACCATGTGGAACTTTCCCACGGCATCAAGTTATCCCTTCTCCCCGGTATCATGAGGGCGGTAAAAGCCGGAAAGGTGCAGGTGGCCGGGGTGCATAATTTTTTTCCCGCTCCGATTGACGAAGTGGGGGATTCTCCAGACAGCAGGCCTTTTACGGCGGATTTGCTGCAGGTGCGTTCCAAGGCTATTGAATTGACGAAAAAGTCTATTGAACAGGGCGCAGCACTGGGGGCCGGATATATCGTGTTGCATATGGGAACGGTGGAACCCTTGGCGAAACGCACGGATACGGCTCGTTTGCAAAACCTGGCGCGTCAGGGAATGGTGGGAACGGAATCGTTTGCCGGCACCAAGGGCGAATTTGTACGCCGCCGCAACCGCCTGGCTCCCGTTTATCTGGAACGGGCGCGTGAAGCTCTCCGGCAGCTCCTTCCGCAAGCCGGACAATTTGGCGTCAAGCTGGGCATTGAAGGGCGCAGCCATTATGAGCAGGTGCCGAGTGAGGATGAAATGAATTTGTTGATGAAGGAGTTTGGAGACAATCCCTTTATTGGTTACTGGCATGATTTCGGGCATATTCAAAGAAAGCATAATTTGCTTATATTAAATCATGAGCAGTTTCTTCGCCGAATGTCCTCCCATTTGATTGGAGGACATGTGAACGACGTCAAATGGCCCGCGCGGGATCATCAGGTTCCCCTGCTGGGAGGAGTAGTTCCCTTTGAACGCCTTCTTCCTTTTTTCCCGCATGGAGTTCCGCTCGTATGGGAGCTCTCCAGCCGTGTTTCCTCAGAAGATATCCGTGCGGCGCGCAAATTGTGGATGGAAAAATTTCCGCAGACGCTGGCCTGA
- the dapA gene encoding 4-hydroxy-tetrahydrodipicolinate synthase, producing MKFQGLYTAIVTPFAGNRVDEEAFRMLVEAQIAAGVAGIVAVGTTGESPTLTVKEHLRVIELAVEIAAGRIQVIAGTGANSTAEAIHMTQEAEKMGVDGTLQVCPYYNKPSQDGVYAHFKAIADATRLPIMLYSIPGRCGIEISVETISRLAKDCPHIVCVKEAGGNVDRVNQLMQVVPENFTVLCGDDGLTVPFMACGASGLVSVTSNLVPGIMNSIVKAGLNQDMGEMLSLQKKFYPLMKGLMTLDSNPVPIKAALAMRGDIQPGIRLPLVPLAEEKEAQLSALLQRFNIL from the coding sequence GGGTCGATGAAGAGGCTTTTAGAATGCTTGTGGAAGCGCAGATAGCTGCCGGCGTGGCCGGCATTGTGGCTGTCGGTACCACGGGAGAATCCCCCACCTTGACTGTAAAAGAACACTTGAGGGTAATAGAATTGGCCGTGGAGATCGCGGCTGGCCGTATTCAGGTTATTGCGGGAACGGGCGCTAATTCCACCGCAGAAGCTATCCATATGACCCAGGAAGCGGAAAAGATGGGAGTAGACGGAACGCTCCAGGTGTGCCCCTATTACAATAAACCTTCTCAGGATGGAGTTTATGCCCATTTCAAGGCTATTGCGGACGCTACCCGTCTGCCGATTATGCTGTACAGCATTCCGGGGCGTTGCGGTATTGAAATCAGTGTGGAAACAATCAGCCGTCTGGCGAAGGATTGCCCGCATATTGTTTGTGTGAAAGAGGCCGGCGGCAATGTGGACCGCGTGAACCAGCTGATGCAGGTGGTTCCGGAAAATTTCACTGTTCTGTGTGGCGATGACGGTCTGACGGTGCCTTTTATGGCCTGTGGCGCCAGCGGATTGGTTTCCGTAACATCCAATCTGGTTCCGGGCATCATGAATTCCATTGTCAAAGCTGGCCTGAATCAGGATATGGGGGAAATGCTTTCCCTCCAGAAGAAATTTTATCCGTTGATGAAAGGGCTAATGACTCTGGATTCCAATCCTGTTCCGATCAAGGCGGCTTTGGCGATGAGGGGAGATATACAGCCCGGCATACGTCTTCCGCTGGTTCCATTGGCGGAAGAGAAGGAAGCTCAGCTTTCCGCTCTTCTTCAGCGTTTCAATATTCTTTAA
- the panB gene encoding 3-methyl-2-oxobutanoate hydroxymethyltransferase has translation MNQSFEKAERIRACKNRRHVTLVTAYDYPTGRLLDEAGVDIVLVGDSLGMVVLGFPDTTHVTLDHMLHHVEATARGVKNAMLVGDMPIHSYDTVEQAVQSAKKLFLAGADAVKLEGGAAQAGNIRAIVEAGIPVVGHIGLLPQKVLEEGGYKIKGKSSAEEEALVRDVEAVAEAGACAVVVEGVTPHAARQVTVHSSIPTLGIGSGSHTCDGDVVVIHDLVGAFPWFIPAFVKPRADVAGSMTAAVKEWMEDCYTEPGSISS, from the coding sequence ATGAATCAATCTTTTGAGAAAGCGGAACGAATCCGCGCCTGCAAGAACAGGCGGCATGTGACTCTGGTTACTGCTTATGACTATCCTACAGGCCGTCTTTTGGATGAGGCCGGCGTAGATATTGTGCTGGTAGGGGATTCCTTGGGGATGGTGGTTTTGGGCTTTCCGGATACCACTCATGTGACGCTGGATCATATGCTTCATCATGTGGAAGCTACTGCGCGCGGAGTGAAGAACGCCATGCTGGTGGGAGATATGCCCATACATTCTTATGATACGGTGGAACAGGCCGTGCAATCCGCAAAGAAATTGTTTTTGGCTGGAGCGGATGCTGTCAAGCTGGAAGGGGGGGCAGCCCAGGCAGGAAATATCCGTGCTATTGTGGAGGCCGGTATTCCCGTAGTGGGTCATATCGGCCTCCTGCCGCAGAAAGTGCTGGAGGAGGGAGGATATAAGATCAAAGGGAAATCCTCCGCGGAGGAGGAAGCCTTGGTAAGGGATGTGGAGGCTGTGGCAGAGGCGGGGGCTTGTGCTGTGGTTGTGGAAGGCGTAACGCCTCATGCGGCCCGACAAGTTACCGTACATTCTTCCATTCCCACGTTGGGTATTGGGTCCGGCTCCCATACATGTGATGGCGATGTTGTGGTGATTCATGATCTGGTGGGCGCATTTCCGTGGTTTATTCCGGCTTTCGTCAAACCTCGTGCGGATGTCGCTGGAAGCATGACTGCCGCTGTCAAGGAGTGGATGGAAGATTGCTACACGGAACCCGGCTCCATCAGCTCATAA
- a CDS encoding GNAT family N-acetyltransferase: MMDMLVRLYDLPDIEEDLRRLEREGFLIRRPGAYERHLVADWVGRNFSPKWVSEAKVAFGRQPISCYIATREKKILGFACYDVTARGFLGPMGVAEEVRRSGLGTVLLVSALKGLRELGYAYGVIGGVGPADFYARAVGAMPIEGSSPGIYMDILPEP, encoded by the coding sequence ATGATGGATATGCTGGTGCGGCTGTATGATTTGCCCGATATTGAAGAAGACCTGAGGAGGCTGGAGCGGGAAGGTTTTTTGATTCGCCGTCCGGGTGCTTACGAACGTCATTTGGTAGCTGACTGGGTTGGCCGGAATTTTTCTCCCAAGTGGGTAAGTGAGGCGAAAGTCGCGTTTGGCCGCCAGCCCATTTCCTGTTATATTGCCACACGGGAGAAGAAGATTCTTGGTTTTGCCTGTTACGATGTAACGGCTCGCGGTTTTTTGGGCCCCATGGGAGTGGCGGAAGAGGTGCGCAGAAGCGGATTAGGCACCGTGCTATTGGTTTCCGCCCTGAAAGGTTTGCGGGAGCTGGGGTATGCATACGGTGTCATCGGCGGGGTTGGTCCGGCTGATTTTTATGCCCGGGCTGTGGGCGCGATGCCTATTGAAGGGAGCTCTCCCGGCATCTACATGGATATTTTGCCGGAACCATAA
- a CDS encoding M23 family metallopeptidase: MIDKTTSRVIMGLLGTACVLITAFAWYKTKYAAVPEAGMHHNIYDEDIPRSAPVPVDYRMVLLTPQELAKAPLADVFTSPLGDENGAFTYVAQGVGDMNAARKGRHAGQDLNGIGGENTDEGLPVRAAGRGLLIYAGEPSPDWGNVVVLLHRLPDGRFVQSLYAHLKTVSDIPLGTLVGRGEQIGSVGTAHGNYLAHLHFEMIESIAHEAGMPGYGKTTFNRINPDEVLKQYAPDPEMMMPDPIIALKQVQMAAGWEKLLENLYKDNSMEALDKILPDSQPPTEEKEKR, from the coding sequence ATGATAGATAAGACGACATCCCGCGTCATTATGGGGCTTTTGGGAACAGCCTGTGTCTTGATTACGGCATTTGCCTGGTACAAGACGAAATATGCCGCCGTTCCGGAGGCCGGGATGCACCATAATATTTATGACGAAGACATTCCGCGGTCTGCTCCGGTTCCTGTAGATTACCGGATGGTTTTGTTGACGCCCCAGGAGCTGGCAAAGGCGCCTCTGGCCGATGTGTTTACATCGCCCCTCGGAGATGAGAATGGAGCGTTTACCTATGTTGCCCAGGGTGTGGGGGATATGAATGCCGCCCGTAAGGGAAGGCATGCAGGACAGGATTTAAATGGAATAGGAGGAGAAAACACGGATGAGGGACTGCCCGTGCGGGCCGCCGGCCGCGGATTGCTGATTTATGCAGGAGAACCTTCTCCAGATTGGGGCAATGTTGTCGTGCTGCTGCACCGCTTGCCGGACGGGCGTTTTGTGCAGAGTCTGTATGCCCATTTGAAAACCGTCAGCGATATTCCGCTGGGGACTCTGGTGGGACGCGGAGAGCAAATCGGCTCAGTCGGAACTGCGCACGGCAATTATTTGGCGCATTTGCATTTTGAGATGATTGAATCCATCGCTCATGAGGCGGGAATGCCGGGCTATGGGAAGACAACGTTTAACAGAATCAATCCGGATGAGGTGCTAAAGCAATATGCTCCCGACCCGGAAATGATGATGCCTGATCCTATTATTGCCTTGAAACAGGTTCAGATGGCGGCGGGGTGGGAAAAACTGCTGGAGAATCTGTATAAGGATAACAGCATGGAAGCTTTGGATAAAATCCTCCCAGACAGTCAGCCGCCCACGGAAGAAAAGGAAAAACGCTGA
- the dapB gene encoding 4-hydroxy-tetrahydrodipicolinate reductase, with translation MISILVTGISGRMGQAIQEAVTQNPDTCVGSTHDQGQELYPALAKCDVAIDFSHHAFTSTLLAEAVANNKPLVIGTTGHTELERQEIVDAAASIPIVFASNYSVGVNALFWLTRKAAQILGGSCDIEVMEMHHRHKIDAPSGTARTLAEILSGAIDRNYEDSVVFGREGLVGPRPAKEIGMHSLRGGDVVGDHTVIFASDGERLELTHKASSRMTFASGAVRAALWLQGREPGLYTMEDVLGLSQL, from the coding sequence ATGATTTCCATTCTTGTTACAGGCATTTCGGGCCGCATGGGCCAAGCTATTCAAGAGGCGGTGACGCAGAATCCGGATACTTGCGTGGGTTCTACTCATGATCAGGGACAGGAGCTTTATCCCGCCCTCGCCAAATGCGACGTAGCCATTGATTTTTCCCATCACGCTTTCACCAGCACTCTGCTGGCGGAAGCTGTTGCCAATAACAAACCTCTGGTGATTGGCACTACGGGGCATACGGAGCTGGAACGCCAGGAGATCGTGGACGCTGCGGCATCCATTCCGATTGTGTTCGCTTCCAATTATTCCGTAGGGGTGAACGCCCTGTTCTGGCTGACGCGCAAGGCTGCACAGATTCTGGGAGGCAGCTGCGATATAGAGGTAATGGAGATGCATCACCGTCACAAAATTGATGCTCCTTCCGGTACTGCCCGGACACTGGCGGAAATCCTGTCCGGCGCCATTGACAGGAATTATGAAGATAGTGTGGTTTTTGGCCGTGAAGGGTTGGTAGGGCCTCGACCCGCCAAAGAAATAGGCATGCATTCCCTGCGGGGAGGGGATGTGGTGGGGGACCATACTGTAATATTTGCTTCCGATGGTGAACGGCTGGAACTTACCCATAAGGCGTCCAGCCGTATGACATTTGCCTCCGGAGCAGTTCGTGCGGCTCTCTGGCTCCAAGGCAGGGAACCGGGTCTGTATACCATGGAAGACGTTCTGGGGTTGTCCCAATTATAA